aacgaaagctttctaacatctaaatgcgtgccAACGAGTTCATACAGtacaccgaggtttataaactattcacctcctgtatgatacagtgtactaccggtccacCTGGGCAACATCGCATTATTGCACCTGctggataattgcaccaaatacgctgacaaatgggatgcGCAGTTAAGCGAATTCGTActgtatataaatgtacatgcagATACATACGCACGATCGACATGTATGGGGACAAAATGCTTAGAGGTCTCAGTGTATACACTAGTCTGGAAGCGCTGAGAGGGACTTCTGATTATATTTTAAAAATAGAGCTCAACGATCTCATACCTTCATCAAATGATGTTAAACTTTTGGAATAAATGCTTCtcaatgattatgcaaaaaagGTCCTCATGACCGTAACGTTTATACGTTGATCATCCTCTCCACCCGAATTACATAATCTGTGTCTGGCGAAGATATAAGATTGTAGTAACACTTTTTCAAGTATGACTTTGATTGACCTATTACAGACTACCAGtttggtgacgtcatgtgtcgaGTGAACCCCATGATCCAGGGTGTGTCTGTGGCTGCATCAGTCTACACAATGACGGCCATCGCTTTTGACAGGTATGTACTGAACATCGATCTCCCTACCTTAATAAAAAGAATAAATGATCCGCGAACGCAATATTTCAAGTATATAGGTCGACTAGTAACACGAATATGTCATTATGTCAAATTACTAGGGTCTCAGCAAAAAGGCTGTTTGAATTTATGTGCATATGCATCAAACTAGGCCAGCCTATTCTCAGAGTAGAATATTTCAAATTAATAATCGGATATTGATGTGGATAGCAAAAGTATTTCGGTTTTGTCGAATGAAGGGGGACCGAAATAATGAGCACAGATTTTCTGGCCCTCTGATATATCGACTTCCTCTGAAACGAAGGTAATAATGGGACTCGTTCAGGGAAATTATCACATCAGTAAAGATAATTGGAAAGACAGAAATGCCATTATTTCAATTCGCTAAAGGCTAATTTAGAAATTAGAGCATGATGATGAATACATATGAAACAATTCGTTCCAACAGATAATTCCGTTTTCTGAGCACACTTTCAGTTGAATAATGTCTGCAAATTTGTTTCAATTTGCTGCATCATAACCAACTAACAAGCAAAGATCCAGATATATAGAGTTCTGAGAAAGCAAATTCTAAAATATTAGTAGTCCAAAGCACCATGGAAATTACCTTCATCAATTCTACTTACGATGTCTGGTATTGACCTTCAGGTACACATTATGTGTGCCCACGATCTCATTTTCTTATAATGCACCGCTCGAAATGTGCCGCCTTGTGCCAAGCCCTTCAAATACACGTCTCAAGAAAtgttatcatgtacatgtaaaatctaTAATTTACAAACACCATAAAACCGTTGATAGATGTTAATGGCCAAATGTTTCTGGACACAAGAGATTAACTTTGCACAATGGGACCCGTATGCAAAACGTAATTGGCAACGTGTTATGATCTGAGTTTTAGAGAAAGTCATTAATTGCACGAAATGTGATGTACTAAGTATGGTGGCCGTTTTGATATAATTCTGAAGGAGCATATTGCATTGAAGAAATACCATCAGACAACCACGTATGTGGTGAACATGGTTGTGGTGTAGCCAACATTTTCACGTATAATGGATTCTTAAAGGGTTAATCATATGATCATTTTTAGCAATATACCaagcataatttgatttagTTACCACATTTCAGGATAAACAGTTGCAAGCCTATGGCAACGCTAAAGATAGTTAAGAAAAAGTGTTTTGTACGAATACCTTGTGGAATAGAACGACCAGTTCTTGATAATTGAGGGACACACGTTGAAATAAACAGTGATATAATTATGTGGGGCAACAGTTTTCCTTTGAGGCAATATAAGGAATAGATTCACTAAGCATTTCGTGCCTTTGTAATACAATTCCGGTATAAAGTCTAGAACAGATCTAATGCTTAGAATTCTGTGCAGGGTGCATTTGCTATTAGCGTTATAGAACATTATGCGATATCACGGTTCACTTAACGCACCCGTAGAAATTTTTGCTGATGCACTAATAACAGTTCGACGTTGTGTTCCCTATTAGCTTATATGTCGTAAATGCCTTCTAAAACTTTTCCTCACCAAAAGACTTGAATGATTACATCTTTTCTCAGACAGCGTCCCTCAACACTGTGTTTAAGAATGTCTTCCTATGTTGGCATTGTTACAGGTACAAGGCGATCGTGTTCCCGATGGAAGATCGGATGTCTCTCAAGAGGATGTGGCAGATCGTGGGCGGAATTTGGGTGTGCGGAATCGTCATCATGCTCCCACAGGTCTTCGTTCTGCAGGTCGTATCCTACGGGCCAAGTGCTGACAATACAGTCTCGGCGTGTATTGAGATTTGGCCGTTGGACACCTACAGACAAGTCTATACAGCCGCGCTGGTCTCACTTGTGTATGTTCTCCCCCTGTTGGTCATTTCGTACTTGTATTGCCGTGTGATGTACAAACTGTCATCAACACCTTCGTCCGCAGGTCAGCGTCCTACCCAGTTCGCAGTCTCGCGAAAACGTGTGAAGGTCCTAAAGATGTTGATCACAGTAGTGGTGTTGTTTGCGTTGTCATGGCTACCCTTGTACACATGTTGGATGATGAACGAATTCGCTGATCTGGCTCTGTGGCAACGGGCCATCATAAGCCATTATATCTACCCGATCGGCCACTGGCTCGCCTACTCCAATAGCTGTGCCAACCCCATCGTCTATGGCTTCTTCAATTCTAATATCCGAAAAAATCTAGACAGAAGCTCTAGCTCGAGGAGAAGGGTAGAGGCAGATACTAGGGCTAGGAAACCCTCGCCGACACCTACTACAAAACACACCCATGTAAGGAGAGATTTAATCGAGATGCAGCCTCTTAACCTACAATAGACTTCCTTATTTAGACCTGCTGGCCGTATTTGGGCAAAGAGGGCGGATTAGGTCCCTGTattgcttaggtcacatttccaaagcggggcccggtcgggcagcttgcgggaacgaaaagtataatataaaatacaacaaaggacacaaaacgtaagaaatttACTCGGGGTACCGattgttttatttctaaaaaatgTATTCCTGCAAAACGAGTGTtttcaaaacacatttaaaTCTCAAACTACATTTTACATAATCCTTCTTACTCCCTTTTTTTATACCCACCACCGGGAATTTGATTTATCTCATATCCTCCTCAGCTGTATATAACGTATCAGTACAAAGATCTACCCAGGATATGGAACCGGATGAATATGATTACATGTAGAATTCCAGGTTATCTTATCaataatgtagaaaaaaattatatcaatagCATTTTGAAATCTTTGCCTCCACTGTCACATAGAGTCCTTCTTTGCTTTTCACCGCTTGCTCTAGGTACCACCTCCCAGTTGTATCTCATTTGGGTCATTAAAATCACCAAGGATGGAACCATAGTCCTTCCTTCCCTCGTCGTCCAAACACAACTCCACTTGCATCTTTTGCCCTTTATACTTGATCTTTGGAGGTTCATGATGTTGTAACATATTAACGTCAAACTTTCTACCGATTCCGTCACTTCATCTGAGATTATTCAAGGCCAAAATCCGTCCCGGTTTTTTTTCTccataaaaaaatcatattcaccACGAGTCGTGATAATGTATATTTAGTACTACTACCAAACTACATTAGACTATCTCAGCACTGATATATTCAAGAGCAGTGGACCGGTGAAGGTCAAACTGACGGCTAAGAAGAGGTAGGAGATGAAGTGGCATAACAGGGGCTTTTGCGTAGGTAACCATATCATATGGCACTTGAATTGCACAAGGGCATGCCCCAGTGCCTCTTCATGCACATTTAATGTGGCAGAGGCCTACATCTGCCATTAGACAAGTGTTCTTACTAGTAATTTGTCGAAGGGCTACCATAATGGAGTGATAGACGATCATACATTGTCTGCATGACGCACTTTATGCTAAGAACTTGTTGTTAAAATGTTACCTCGTAGTATGAAGACGCTGGTCGCCCATTTCTCATTAACAATTGAGGTagaaaattgtaaaaacaaaagaagttCTCAAAAATACTCACCGTTTGCCATAGTGACGTTTGCCATAGTGACTGTTTTGTGGTAAAACAGGCTCGATCATTTCGAACAAGAAAAGGATAATATAAATAACGCGATGACGTAACGTTACACTATCATTATGCTGGTAAATAAAGTTGAAGCAATCAGACATTAAGATATAAACTTTACAGGCAATGCTAATCTGGGGATGCTCCTTGTTTATGAGTTGATGGAAGGCTAAGGATCTATCTTCAATTTCAATACCCTGAGCATgataacgtaacgttacctcttAAAGTGACAAACTGTCTGATTCTGGGAGTTGCTGTCATTTTCTTAACGTCGTGTTTTACTCTCTTCTAACATTGGTTTGTCACACAGTTTAACTGATGAAACAATGAACAAGAATATAAGAAAATGCATTTACGTGGGCAAATTATACCCAACAGTTGGTCGATGACATGTGCTATCAAGACGTGTCGACGACAATAAAGCCGGCATCAGATGAAGCATGGACACCAGCTGGAAAAAAATCATCCAGCCGGCCCGATCAGTGGATGCAAATTATGactgaaaataaaatcaagttACGCGTTTTTCTTATTCGAATGCGACAATATGTCCGTTTCTAACACTTGCAACAGGTGTTTCAACGTGTCGATAAGCAATGCCTTACATGCCATGGGACGACCTAAATGCAGCTAACAATGGTGGTAAACATCATACTTAGCGTATACACGTAAAGCGAAAGCACCAAATACGGAGTCATTGTGTACTTTTAAAATGGTGGCCCGTGGCTAAGGTttgacagatacagatgcagacagCAATATCCCCTCTTAACGGATATTGGACGTGTTGTGTTTTGGCAGATGAGACATGACAGACTGGCGTTTCTGTCAGGGAAGATGTTAACTATGATATTGCTAACGTTAGCTGTTGCACGTTAGTAATGTATACAATGTGATCAATATTAGAGAATACATACAGCTATACATACATGTCATGTGCAGAATTTCAGGTTCTATTTCATGTTCTTTGTTGATGTGAGATAATGTTCTGTATATTTACCAGTAGGTGTCCGGATATATGCTGTTTCTTTCCAGTACGTCTGAAgagtttgtgtttgtatttgtcagTTCGATTCCTTATGTTTCAATACAATTTAAAACATTCATGGCTTGGAACTGCAAACGCCATGATGGATCACGTGCACAGTGATTCTATGTTCACTTATCACAATTAGCGTACTTTCAAAGATGTCCCAgataatatattatatgtaaTTATAAGTTAAACAGATACTGTAATAATGATATCGTTAAACTATAAGGTGACCGTGTTTTGTCGGgccaaaacaaaatattttatcCTCACTTATCACAATTAGTGTACTTTCAAAGATGCCACAGATGATATATCATAAAAATTAAGTAATTAGAAGTTAAACAGATATGTCGTAAGGCGACCGTGTTTTGTCGTGCCCAAACAAAATATCTCATCTTCACTTATCATAATTAGTGTACTTTCAAAGATGTCACAGATAATATATTATATGTGGTCATAAGTTAAGCAGACATATCGTAAGTTGACCGTGTTTTGTCGTGCCAAAACAACATGCTTTATCCTCACTTATCATAATTAGTGTACTTTCAAAGATGTCACAgataatatattatatgtagTTATAAGTTAAACAGACATATCGTAAGGTAACCGTGTTTTGTCGTGATAAAATAGTACCAGTGTGCATTCAGGTGTTTGTGGATGAAGATCACATAGCCatgaacataatacaaaataaataaataaatcaagcaattgTATGAGGTTCATAATAGAGTTAGATGTTTCAGACGGCATCTGCATAGcttccttcgcagacttcctagaaaggCGGGGTGTAtatttggggggagggggtgacgcgatttcttacacgggccaaggttctctaatgtcgGCAAGGGACTTTtgccgccgagggagttatgtccttggatagaaaggcggtcgtccctcggcgacataccTCCCTCAGCGGCaaaagtcccttgccggcattagagaaccttggcccgtgtaagaaatcgcgtcacccccccccccccccaaatatataccccgccgttctaggaagtctgcgaaggaggctagcatcTGCTACCTGTCATCAATGAATGCGAATGAGTCTCTGATGACAAGAGAAACTAGTAGAACTAGTTGCAGGGTTATGGTGAacacgtactctccaagcagaggttgatgggggaagattgtgaccgttttgtCATATGCACCGTTTTTCGTCAGCTATCCCCTggatgataaaacggtcacaatcttccccaccaacctctgcttggagagtagttaacAGGATACTCTGGTATGCCTTGGAGTTTGTTACCCAGAAAattgatattattattaatagTTGATGTATGTGATGCGTActtaaaaataatatttttgtcTGAATTGTTGCCTAAGTCAGTTGCGTAAATTGCAGATGATTTAATCAGAATTTTTCCAAATGGCGTTGTAAAGGATGAATTTGTGAAATAAAAGTGGTGGTATTTTGTGCATATTGGGTGTAGTTTCTTAGTTATTACATTTAGGACGAGAAAGGAGATCAAAGAATTGTCTATTATCCCCAGAATTCTTTTGAATTGTATTAGGGCCTCCTACTattttttgaaatattgatatgAGGGACATTAACTACCATGCTGAAAGTATCTACATGCAAAATAGGCTGATACAGAAAAATAACTTAGAAAGAGCACAGAACTAAGCTGTCAAATTCTGTACGAATAATTACAACTACTTTTgacaaattcattttcaatggGGCCCAGGCCCCAGACTACAAAACAATTAAATCATAAgtataacaaagaaaagaagctgctaggtggcccaaacctacaccacttctttcatacatcacaagctatctaccaccccaaaatcaagaccatagcacgtccaggtcaaaagatacaaaaaaaggttctgctgcagtaccaaggtcacataccaggaggccaaaaattgaccttgattTTGGCTTCATgacacccgcccacatatcaaatatcatcgtgatccatcaagaggttcttgagttatgctgactacagtagtacggaaacacaaacacacagacaaacagacagacatacagacacatccaaaactatatctccatttttcatggagatgataaactCATGACTAAACTGTAACATTAGTAACGGAGGATTATTGAGACATAAATAACGCAAGTAACCGGAAGTGTAAAGAACcaaaaacaaatgttacataaaaacaaatgaaagcAAATCAACATCGTCATCCGTTACTCCAATCCATTTCCGGTCTAGGTCTGCTTTACTTGAGAGGTCAgataggtcagaggtcattaaactagtatatgtacagtatacatgCTTTTTAGAGCAGATTTAAAACTTTTCAGCGAGAGTTGCGTGATTTTTTCTGGTAGTGTTTTGAAGTAGCTACCCCTTCTATAAGCGAGTGTGTGTTGCTCAGCTGtagttttgaagaaaaaaaagtttgtaaaGTTTTGACGTTTGTCTGGTGTTGTAGTTGTGGGAGATGGTGGATGATAGGTTTGTTGATGCTAGCCAAGGTATGCATTTAAAAACCATAACACCTATATGATCCCACCCCTCCTCCTATCAGCGAGGTACTGCCAGTTGAATTTAAGACTACGACAGAAAACCCTCGAAATGCAAACAgaagaaaatgtccagactatgcatgctGTACAAAATTAGTTACAGGGCGCAACAGCTAGTATTAGTTTGCCAGCACCAAAACAATAAATAGTCATGGCTGCAAGTACCAACCCATGATTGAAGTGTTAAAAATCGTCTTTTCCAAGAACAATCATAGATAGAGCGGAGCCCGGTGTCTCTTAGCACAGTACAGGGATTTTCTCCAGATACCTGTAGATATCCCCTAGACAGTGATGTGCGGAGGCGGTTGTCAtgccagctatacagatacagataaagaacaaacaaaataggTGGTTATAACACGTATCCACTTGTCATGTCCGTTTTTGTCCTATCAAGGGATAAAGACAATTCTTCACCAGCTTACCAGCAAAATATATGGAGTTTAAATTGCATAGCAACAGTTTCACCAGCGGCCATTCAATTTGAAAAGAATTCTGAATGGTAAATCTTGCGGCATGGCTGATCCTAAAATTGAATTTTCCATGCGGAGGCGTCTGCTTCCAGTCACGCCGCGGGCTATCTGTCAGATAGATGTAAGCATCGTTGATAACGAGTCACTGATGAAGAAGATGGAACTGCGCATGCGTCGTACGATGAAAATGACACATGCTGAATGGATAGGTCCGCCATGTTCATCAAAGTATTGAAATTCATGACAATATAAGTGCATGTTTACAGATGTCACCGCATCTTTCATATGCATTTAGCGACGTGTGAACAAACCATATGTCAAGAAAAGGGTAGAGGTCTCAGATGAGGGTCTTCCGAAATTGATGACTTTTCCAGCGTAAGGAATTGAAAGGCACAGGGGGCGAGATAAGTTGTGACTGATATGCACAGAGTTTAGGGTAAAAGCCTTCAGGGAAGAATGAAGGATAAGACATCTCGACCTTAAACCTTGAACTGGTAAGAGA
The nucleotide sequence above comes from Branchiostoma lanceolatum isolate klBraLanc5 chromosome 14, klBraLanc5.hap2, whole genome shotgun sequence. Encoded proteins:
- the LOC136448534 gene encoding neuropeptide FF receptor 2-like; its protein translation is MDIFNDSTNATNGTIPFFVEKYKHGAGVMSLIILAYVLVFVLCVAGNIIVCTVVIRTPRLRTVTNYFILNLAVSDLLVAVFCMPFTLVEHILTDYQFGDVMCRVNPMIQGVSVAASVYTMTAIAFDRYKAIVFPMEDRMSLKRMWQIVGGIWVCGIVIMLPQVFVLQVVSYGPSADNTVSACIEIWPLDTYRQVYTAALVSLVYVLPLLVISYLYCRVMYKLSSTPSSAGQRPTQFAVSRKRVKVLKMLITVVVLFALSWLPLYTCWMMNEFADLALWQRAIISHYIYPIGHWLAYSNSCANPIVYGFFNSNIRKNLDRSSSSRRRVEADTRARKPSPTPTTKHTHVRRDLIEMQPLNLQ